TTTTTCAATTTCAGAAAACACTTCCAGACTATTGTATCCATCATCAGTTCTAGATGAGGAAACCATTAATTTCATGTTTTGCCCATTAGCAATAAGCCTATCTGTTAATTGTTCTAAATTCATTTTATCTTTTCGATATATCCGTTTGTTTTCAAGTTTTCTATCACACAATCTATCCAACCGCTATTTAAACTTTTAATTTGTCTAGGCTCAGAAACCCAATCTTCATCGCCTCCTAGAATATTCCAGTTGCATCTCTTCTAACTTTCTTAAGATTAAATTGGGTCGCAACCCCACAACCCTCACAAAGCGTAAATATAGCCAAAACATAGCACCACAGTGATAGCTGCGCAGCCTTCCCCTTCCCCTTCCCCTTCCCCTTCCCCTGCACTTGGCACGGTTGCGGTTATGCTACCTTACTGCACGGTGCCTGTATCGTGCATGACTACGGTTGCCTTCTCTTCACATTTACTTGGTTTCGATCAACAAAAAAGCTGTTCTATTTCAATCAATCGCCTGTTGCAGCCGGAGCTGTTTTTGTAGGTGGCGGCGATGGGAGGCCATATCTTTGTATCCGAAGAAATCATCATTTCGGTTGCAAAAGCGAAATGGCCCTTTTAAATGCTAACCCAATAAATACTATAGATTATGCTCTACACAAACTTAAAGCACATCGAAAGCGCTGAGGCGCACCAGAAGTTTATCAACGACAACGAGAACGTTATGATTTGCTGTGGACGTATGGGCCCCATGTGTATCCCGGTTTACGGAATCATGGAGGATATTGAGGCCGATTACTCCCACGTGAAGTTTGCCGATATGGAGTTTGATAATCCCGAATCGCATGTTATCCGCAATGCAGATGAGTGCCGGGGCTTTATGGGAATTCCATTTACCGTTTACTATAAGCATGGAAAGTTGGTAAAAGCAACCTCCAGTATCCAAACAATGCAGCAGATACGCACCATCCTCGACGAGAATTTTGCAAAATAACAGCCATGGAAACCAATAATCATTTCGATGCAATTGTAGTAGGTGCTGGGCCTGCCGGGCTAACGGCAGGCATCTACCTCTCGCGCGCTCGGTTTCGTACGCTCATCTTGAACGAGGGAACCGTGGGTGGGCAGATGAATCTTACCCACGAGATTGCCAACTATCCCGGTGTGGAGAATATTAGCGGTTACCAGCTGGCCAACATCATGAAGAAGCAGGCCAAAACCTTTGGCTGCGAAATCAAATCGAACATTGCCATTGCCACCATGCAGCTGGAAGGCGATAGGAAGATCATTACCCTAGAAGATGGGAAGGTTTTTACTGCCAATGCAGTTATATTGACTCCCGGTGGTCGTTCGCGAAGCCTCGGTGTTCCGGGCGAAAGCCAATTCAAGGGGCGTGGCGTTTCCTACTGCGCTACCTGCGATGGCGATTTCTTTACCGATAAGCAAATTGTGGTGGTAGGCGGTGGAAACTCGGCGCTGGAGGAAACGGTTTCGCTTACCAAGTATGTGAATCGTGCCACCATTGTGCACCAGTTCGACCATTTTCAAGCATTTGAATACGCCATTGAGGAAGCGGTGAGTAACCCCAAAATCGATGTGGTATTGGAGAGCACCATTGCCGAATTTTATGGCGGTGATCGGTTGGAAGGCGTGATGATAAAAGATACTAAAACAGGCGCGTTGCGCAAGTTTGCCACCGATGGTGTATTCATATTCATCGGCTATGTGCCCAACACCGAGTTCCTCGCCGGGAAGGTTCATCTGAACCAATGGAAGGAAATTGTTGTTGATACGGAGATGGCAACCAACGTATCGGGTGTTTTTGCTGCTGGCGATTCTATTGCTAAGCGATACCGGCAAATAACTACCTCGATAGGCGAGGCCACTGTTGCAGCGTTAGCTGCTTCTGCTTATCTTCAAAAAGTTAAAAAGACCCAATCCATTGAATCTTAAAAATGAAAATTATGTCTATTTCAAAATTATTTGTTTCGCTATTTGCGGTTATGGCAATGAGCCTTGTGGGATGTTCGCAACAACCTTCGGCACCAAAGGAGGATGTAAAGGCTGCATCGGCCGAACTAATTAAACACCTTGATGCCAATAGTTTTACTCCCGGAATTGAAAAGGGGATCGTAATGGTTGATTTCTGGGCCACTTGGTGTCCTCCTTGTAGGCAAATGGCTCCTATCCTCGATGAGGTGGCTAAGGATGTTTCCGGTAAGGTTACCGTTGCGAAGGTGGATGTTGATCAGAATAGGGAGATAGCTTCTCGGTATAACATTCAAGGGATTCCCACCCTCATTCTGTTTAAGGATGGCAAGGAGATTAACCGTTTTGTAGGGCTTCAATCCAAGGATTACTTAATCCAGCAGCTTAATCTCGTGAAATAAAACATTCTTAAAAAACGCTATTTTATGTCGATAGGTGCAATTATTGCCATTGTTCTTGCTGTGGTGGTTGTAGGGTATTTTGGAATCGCGCTTAGGCGCATGAAGAAGATTCAGGTGCCCTCGAGCGAAAAGATTGTTAATCTCAATGAAGCGAACTTTGAGCACCAAATTAAGCGAGGTATCACCTTGGTCGATTTTTGGGCTACTTGGTGCATGCCGTGTAAGATTATGGTTCCCGCGCTGAATGATGTGGCCGAAGAGCTCGATGGTAAAGTGAAGATTGCCAAGGTGGATGTGGATCAAAACCAATCGCTTTCGGCAAAGTTCAAGGTGCGCAGCATACCTACCTTGATTCTGTTTAAGGACGGGAAGGAGATCAATCGATTTGTGGGTGTTAAGGATAGAAATTTTCTGCTAAAACAGCTAAAGGCGGTTCTGTAACGAACGGTCGTTGGTACCAATGGTATTTCAAATCATATTGGCGCTTAATTTACCTCAATGCAAAAGTTTCTAAAGACGCTTATTTCCCGGCGAACTATTGTTCAGGCAGTGATTGGGGTTTCCCTTTACCTGCTATTTAGTCGATACAATATTTCGTTGTGGTGGTTGCTGGTGCCCGGAGTTCTTACGGGTTTGCTCTTTGGCAAGGTTTTCTGTAGATGGATGTGTCCACTCGGCTTCGTTATGGAGCTGATTATGGGGATGGATTCCAGCCAAAAGCTAAAGCAGATGTATCAGTACCACAAGATTGGATGCCCTATTGCATGGATGCAGGGGGTAATGAATCGCATGTCGGTGCTGAACATTAAGCTGAATTTTGAAACCTGCAAGACCTGCGGGCTTTGCGATAAGCAGTGCTACATTGCCACGCTGGAACCCGAGAAGTATAGCTTGTATAAGGCCGGAAAGAAACGGCCCGGTGATGCATACGCCTGCTCAAAGTGCCTTAGCTGCGTAGCGGTTTGCCCCAACGGTAGCTTGCGGTATAAAGGGGGGCGATAGCGTTTACATTTAAGTTTTTAATACGATAAAGTGGCCAATTTATAGCAGAAGCGGCTCTTTTCAGTCGATCGAGCAATAGCTGTAATAACTATTGCTCGATTTTTTGTTGGGTAGTAACTCGTATTCGAAATTGGTTGATCAACTGGGCAACGACATTTCCATTCGAGTATAATATCCCTATTGCTTAAGGAATGGATAAAACAATTTGTCGCCGCTTTGATGGTTAAAGGCGGGATGAAGGTCGAAGCGAACAACTCCTACAACGGCATTATCGCCAACGGCTTTTGCTATAAGTGCGGTACCT
This genomic interval from Williamwhitmania taraxaci contains the following:
- a CDS encoding 4Fe-4S binding protein; the encoded protein is MQKFLKTLISRRTIVQAVIGVSLYLLFSRYNISLWWLLVPGVLTGLLFGKVFCRWMCPLGFVMELIMGMDSSQKLKQMYQYHKIGCPIAWMQGVMNRMSVLNIKLNFETCKTCGLCDKQCYIATLEPEKYSLYKAGKKRPGDAYACSKCLSCVAVCPNGSLRYKGGR
- the trxA gene encoding thioredoxin — protein: MSISKLFVSLFAVMAMSLVGCSQQPSAPKEDVKAASAELIKHLDANSFTPGIEKGIVMVDFWATWCPPCRQMAPILDEVAKDVSGKVTVAKVDVDQNREIASRYNIQGIPTLILFKDGKEINRFVGLQSKDYLIQQLNLVK
- the trxA gene encoding thioredoxin; protein product: MSIGAIIAIVLAVVVVGYFGIALRRMKKIQVPSSEKIVNLNEANFEHQIKRGITLVDFWATWCMPCKIMVPALNDVAEELDGKVKIAKVDVDQNQSLSAKFKVRSIPTLILFKDGKEINRFVGVKDRNFLLKQLKAVL
- a CDS encoding thioredoxin family protein, with amino-acid sequence MLYTNLKHIESAEAHQKFINDNENVMICCGRMGPMCIPVYGIMEDIEADYSHVKFADMEFDNPESHVIRNADECRGFMGIPFTVYYKHGKLVKATSSIQTMQQIRTILDENFAK
- a CDS encoding NAD(P)/FAD-dependent oxidoreductase; amino-acid sequence: METNNHFDAIVVGAGPAGLTAGIYLSRARFRTLILNEGTVGGQMNLTHEIANYPGVENISGYQLANIMKKQAKTFGCEIKSNIAIATMQLEGDRKIITLEDGKVFTANAVILTPGGRSRSLGVPGESQFKGRGVSYCATCDGDFFTDKQIVVVGGGNSALEETVSLTKYVNRATIVHQFDHFQAFEYAIEEAVSNPKIDVVLESTIAEFYGGDRLEGVMIKDTKTGALRKFATDGVFIFIGYVPNTEFLAGKVHLNQWKEIVVDTEMATNVSGVFAAGDSIAKRYRQITTSIGEATVAALAASAYLQKVKKTQSIES